Proteins from one Halopseudomonas pelagia genomic window:
- a CDS encoding YgfZ/GcvT domain-containing protein, whose protein sequence is MTAINPLDQTLSERFAVSDVDELPATGITWLSHEGILAVSGADANRFLQGQLTCDVSVLPDPGSTLGARCNPKGRIQSSFRLLRLTADAYLLAMHKEVLEAQSADLGKYAVFFKTSIKDASSDWVRVGLWGDAAEAALRKAGLIPPENIDEVTSCATGSVVRVPGLHRFEIWLPSESAVNTLDQLQTLATPTALNAWQLLQIRNGLGEVSAATRESFIPQMLNMQLFDAVSFRKGCYTGQEIVARMQYLGKLKRRMFRLLVDGQQPLPAGTLVVNRENGQTLGEVVSSARGNAQVEILAVLQKDAAQLLQLAAGDSNGPSLAVADLPYDTQLVASEDDPVN, encoded by the coding sequence ATGACCGCAATCAACCCGCTAGATCAAACCTTGTCCGAACGCTTTGCCGTATCGGACGTCGATGAACTACCCGCCACCGGGATCACCTGGCTGTCCCACGAGGGCATTCTGGCCGTAAGCGGTGCTGATGCAAACCGCTTTTTACAGGGGCAATTGACCTGTGATGTAAGCGTGCTGCCTGATCCGGGCAGCACCCTGGGAGCACGCTGCAATCCCAAAGGCCGAATACAATCGAGTTTCAGACTGCTGCGCCTTACAGCAGATGCCTACCTGCTGGCTATGCATAAAGAAGTGCTTGAAGCCCAGAGCGCCGATCTGGGGAAATATGCGGTGTTCTTCAAAACCAGCATCAAAGACGCCAGCAGCGACTGGGTGCGCGTTGGCTTGTGGGGCGACGCGGCCGAGGCAGCGCTGCGAAAGGCCGGCCTGATCCCACCAGAGAATATTGATGAGGTCACCTCCTGCGCCACTGGCAGCGTGGTTCGCGTGCCCGGGCTGCATCGTTTCGAGATCTGGCTACCCAGTGAATCGGCAGTCAACACACTGGACCAGCTGCAGACGCTTGCGACCCCCACAGCACTGAATGCCTGGCAATTGCTACAAATACGCAACGGGCTGGGCGAAGTCAGTGCGGCGACCCGCGAGAGCTTTATTCCACAGATGCTGAATATGCAGCTGTTCGATGCCGTCAGCTTCAGAAAGGGCTGCTACACCGGGCAGGAAATCGTCGCCAGAATGCAGTACCTGGGTAAACTCAAGCGACGCATGTTCCGGCTGCTGGTGGACGGACAACAGCCATTGCCAGCCGGTACGCTTGTCGTCAATCGTGAAAATGGCCAGACGCTAGGGGAAGTGGTCTCCAGCGCACGAGGCAACGCACAGGTAGAAATATTAGCCGTACTGCAAAAAGATGCGGCACAATTGCTACAATTAGCTGCAGGAGATAGCAATGGGCCATCACTGGCCGTCGCCGACCTGCCCTATGAT
- a CDS encoding succinate dehydrogenase assembly factor 2, whose protein sequence is MSADIEMKRLFWHSRRGMLELDVLLLPFLQEAYSDLEPADKERFSKLLTCEDQDMFGWFMQRSEPDDPDLKRMVRMILDRVQPN, encoded by the coding sequence ATGTCGGCCGATATAGAAATGAAACGTTTGTTCTGGCATAGCCGTCGCGGCATGCTGGAACTGGATGTGCTGTTGCTACCTTTCCTTCAGGAAGCCTACAGTGATCTTGAGCCGGCGGATAAGGAACGTTTCAGCAAGTTGTTGACCTGTGAAGATCAGGATATGTTCGGCTGGTTCATGCAGCGCAGTGAACCGGATGACCCCGACTTGAAGCGCATGGTAAGGATGATACTAGACCGTGTTCAGCCAAACTGA
- the nadB gene encoding L-aspartate oxidase — MTHTQEYDVLVIGSGAAGLTLALHLADHMRVGVISKGQLSEGSTFWAQGGVAAVLDDTDTIDAHVQDTLEAGGGLCHEDAVRQIVGNSREAIGWLIEQGVPFTRETREDGSESDDFHLTMEGGHSHRRIIHAADATGAAIFNTLLLKAQTHSNIVLLENRVAVDLITSGKLGLPGQRCLGAYILNRTSGHVETYAARFTVLATGGASKVYLYTSNPDSASGDGIAMAWRAGCRVANMEFNQFHPTCLYHPKAKSFLITEALRGEGALLKLPDGTRFMPRFDRRAELAPRDIVARAIDHEMKRLGLDCVFLDISHKSADFIRSHFPTVYERCLTFGIDITREPIPVVPAAHYTCGGVVVEPSGRTDLQALYAIGETSFTGLHGANRMASNSLLECIVYGRSASQDILQSLDNYPMPTDLPSWDESQVTDSDEDVIISHNWDELRRFMWDYVGIVRTNKRLQRAKHRVDMLLAEIHEFYSNYTVTRDLLELRNLALVADLIIQSAMQRRESRGLHYILDYPDLLPQAEDTILQPSNVGD; from the coding sequence GACACACACACAGGAATATGACGTACTGGTCATCGGCAGTGGTGCGGCCGGCCTCACTCTGGCATTGCACCTCGCCGATCATATGCGTGTCGGCGTGATCAGCAAGGGTCAATTGTCCGAAGGCTCGACCTTCTGGGCCCAAGGCGGCGTTGCCGCTGTACTGGATGACACTGATACCATCGATGCCCATGTTCAGGACACCCTCGAAGCCGGTGGCGGATTATGCCATGAAGATGCCGTGCGCCAGATCGTTGGCAACAGTCGTGAGGCCATTGGCTGGTTGATCGAACAAGGCGTCCCTTTCACCCGGGAAACACGAGAAGACGGCAGTGAAAGCGATGATTTTCATCTGACCATGGAAGGCGGCCACAGCCACCGCCGTATTATCCACGCCGCAGATGCTACCGGCGCTGCCATTTTCAACACCTTGCTGCTCAAGGCACAGACACACAGCAACATCGTTTTGCTGGAAAACCGTGTAGCGGTGGATCTGATTACCAGTGGCAAGCTCGGCCTGCCGGGTCAACGCTGCCTTGGCGCCTATATTCTCAACCGCACCAGCGGTCACGTGGAAACCTACGCTGCGCGCTTTACCGTGCTGGCCACGGGCGGAGCAAGCAAGGTCTACCTCTATACCAGCAACCCCGACAGCGCTTCCGGGGACGGCATTGCCATGGCCTGGCGCGCTGGCTGCCGCGTCGCCAATATGGAATTCAATCAGTTCCACCCTACCTGCCTGTACCACCCCAAAGCCAAGAGCTTTCTGATCACTGAAGCCTTGCGCGGGGAAGGCGCGTTACTCAAGCTACCGGATGGCACGCGATTCATGCCGCGCTTCGACCGGCGTGCCGAGCTCGCGCCCCGGGATATCGTCGCCCGCGCAATTGACCATGAAATGAAGCGGCTCGGGCTGGATTGCGTGTTTCTGGATATCAGTCACAAGTCCGCCGATTTTATCCGCAGCCACTTCCCTACCGTGTATGAACGCTGCCTGACCTTCGGCATCGACATAACCCGCGAGCCGATTCCAGTGGTACCTGCCGCGCACTACACCTGCGGTGGCGTGGTGGTAGAGCCCAGCGGTCGTACCGACTTGCAGGCGCTCTACGCTATTGGTGAAACCAGCTTTACCGGCCTGCACGGCGCCAACCGCATGGCCAGCAACTCGCTACTGGAGTGCATTGTCTACGGCCGCTCGGCCAGTCAGGATATTCTGCAAAGCCTGGACAACTATCCAATGCCAACCGACCTGCCAAGTTGGGATGAGAGCCAAGTGACCGACTCGGACGAGGACGTGATCATCTCGCACAACTGGGATGAGCTTCGCCGTTTCATGTGGGATTACGTGGGGATAGTACGCACCAACAAACGCCTGCAGCGCGCCAAACATCGGGTGGATATGCTGCTGGCGGAGATTCACGAGTTTTACAGTAATTACACGGTGACACGCGACCTGCTCGAGTTGCGCAACCTCGCGCTGGTTGCCGACCTGATTATTCAATCAGCCATGCAGCGCCGCGAGAGCCGCGGCCTGCATTACATTCTTGACTACCCTGACCTGCTGCCGCAGGCCGAAGACACTATTCTGCAGCCATCCAACGTTGGCGACTGA